From a single Brassica oleracea var. oleracea cultivar TO1000 chromosome C5, BOL, whole genome shotgun sequence genomic region:
- the LOC106295415 gene encoding ankyrin repeat-containing protein At5g02620, protein MEGEEDTVPKKKMAKQLTGKREDTQLHSAVRRGNKDEVVEILTKAREPELNELLGKQNQSGETALYVAAEYGDVEIVKEMIKRYDLSLVEIKARNGFDAFHIAAKQGDLDVLKVLAEAHSELAMTVDLLNTTALHTAATQGHTEVVNFLLELGSSLAGIAKSNGKTALHSASRNGHVKVVKALLASEPAISIRMDKKGQTSLHMAAKGTNVEVVEELIKADRSSINIADTKGNTALHIAARKGRSHIVKLLLDNNITDTKAVNRTGETALDTAEKVGNPEVALILQKHGVPSAKTIKPSGGANPARELKQTVSDIKHEVHNQLEHTRQTRRRVQGIAKQLNKMHTEGLNNAINSTTVVAVLIATVAFAAIFTVPGQYVEDTSNLPDGHSLGEANIASTTPFIIFFIFDSIALFISLAVVVVQTSVVVIESKAKKQMMAVINKLMWLACVLISVAFLALSFVVVGEEEKWLAIWVTAIGATIMITTLGTMCYWIIQHKIEAANARNIRRSSINNSKSGSWGIPQLTDTDVLQNECKKMYAI, encoded by the exons ATGGAAGGGGAAGAAGACACCGTGCCAAAGAAGAAAATGGCGAAACAGCTGACCGGAAAACGCGAAGACACACAGCTCCATTCAGCCGTGAGACGAGGAAACAAGGACGAAGTTGTTGAGATTCTTACAAAAGCCAGAGAGCCTGAGTTGAATGAGCTCCTAGGGAAACAGAACCAATCAGGTGAGACCGCACTCTACGTTGCAGCAGAGTATGGTGACGTCGAGATTGTGAAAGAGATGATCAAACGCTATGATCTTTCTCTTGTTGAGATCAAAGCAAGAAACGGGTTCGATGCTTTCCACATTGCTGCCAAGCAAGGAGACCTCG ATGTGTTGAAGGTCTTAGCAGAGGCTCACTCGGAGCTAGCGATGACGGTGGATCTCTTGAACACAACGGCACTGCACACAGCTGCAACGCAAGGACACACGGAGGTTGTAAACTTTCTACTGGAACTAGGAAGCAGCCTGGCGGGAATCGCCAAAAGCAACGGTAAGACGGCGTTACACTCTGCATCAAGAAACGGGCACGTGAAGGTCGTCAAGGCTCTATTAGCATCAGAGCCAGCTATCTCAATAAGGATGGACAAGAAAGGCCAAACATCTCTTCACATGGCAGCTAAAGGAACAAACGTCGAGGTCGTAGAGGAGCTCATCAAAGCGGATAGATCCTCTATCAACATAGCAGACACAAAGGGAAACACTGCGCTGCACATCGCAGCTAGAAAAGGCAGATCACATATCGTCAAATTGCTGCTAGACAACAACATAACCGATACCAAAGCTGTTAACAGAACAGGAGAAACTGCTCTTGACACAGCGGAGAAGGTTGGGAACCCAGAGGTGGCTCTCATCTTGCAGAAGCACGGCGTCCCCAGCGCCAAGACCATTAAGCCCTCAGGGGGGGCTAACCCTGCTCGGGAGCTGAAACAGACAGTGAGCGATATCAAGCATGAGGTTCATAATCAGCTTGAGCATACGCGCCAGACCAGAAGACGCGTTCAAGGGATAGCAAAACAGCTCAACAAAATGCACACGGAAGGTCTCAACAACGCGATCAACTCAACCACTGTCGTCGCCGTGCTGATAGCTACCGTGGCGTTCGCAGCTATCTTCACTGTCCCGGGGCAGTACGTAGAAGACACAAGCAACCTTCCAGATGGACATTCACTAGGAGAAGCCAACATTGCATCAACGACACCGTTCATAATATTCTTCATCTTCGACTCCATCGCACTCTTCATCTCCTTGGCAGTTGTGGTGGTTCAGACGTCGGTGGTGGTGATAGAGAGCAAGGCCAAGAAACAGATGATGGCTGTGATAAACAAACTCATGTGGCTCGCATGTGTTCTCATCTCCGTTGCCTTTTTGGCTCTGTCGTTTGTTGTCGTCGGTGAAGAAGAGAAGTGGCTAGCTATTTGGGTGACTGCTATCGGTGCGACGATCATGATCACCACGTTAGGGACCATGTGCTACTGGATTATACAGCACAAGATTGAAGCTGCTAATGCGAGAAACATAAGAAGATCCTCCATCAACAACAGTAAATCTGGATCTTGGGGGATTCCTCAGCTTACGGATACAGATGTTCTCCAAAACGAGTGTAAGAAAATGTATGCAATCTGA